From the genome of Gilliamella sp. wkB7, one region includes:
- the mnmD gene encoding tRNA (5-methylaminomethyl-2-thiouridine)(34)-methyltransferase MnmD gives MLKSTIIWDENQTPISTYFNDVYFNTEGAIDETRYVFIEGNDLYQRFLQHEQETFIVGETGFGSGLSFLILWQTFLHFRDQHPNHLLKKIKFFSVEKFPLSSDELKQIHHNVLTKDKDLQNLASQLQTNFSEIQSSYQFDNVSLSIFYDDVSDFPDFLRKQNILINAWFFDGFSPAKNPDMWSESLFKKCYTLTAHKGTFATFTAAGFVRRNLLNAGFNVFKHKGFGIKREMLIGNKTE, from the coding sequence ATGCTTAAATCAACGATTATTTGGGACGAAAATCAAACCCCAATTTCAACTTATTTTAATGATGTGTATTTTAATACGGAAGGAGCAATTGACGAAACCCGTTACGTGTTTATTGAAGGTAATGATTTATATCAACGTTTTTTGCAACATGAGCAAGAGACATTTATAGTTGGCGAAACCGGTTTTGGTTCAGGTCTTAGTTTTTTGATTTTATGGCAAACATTTTTACATTTTAGAGATCAACATCCAAATCATCTTCTTAAAAAAATTAAATTTTTTAGTGTTGAAAAATTTCCATTATCATCAGATGAATTAAAGCAAATTCATCATAATGTATTAACCAAAGATAAAGATTTACAAAACTTAGCATCGCAACTGCAGACCAATTTCAGTGAAATTCAAAGCAGTTACCAGTTTGATAATGTCTCTTTGTCCATTTTTTATGATGATGTTAGCGATTTCCCCGATTTCCTAAGAAAACAAAATATATTGATTAATGCTTGGTTTTTTGACGGATTTTCGCCAGCTAAAAACCCTGATATGTGGTCAGAATCATTATTTAAAAAATGTTATACATTAACGGCACATAAGGGCACTTTTGCGACTTTTACTGCTGCAGGATTTGTACGTCGTAACCTGCTTAATGCTGGGTTTAATGTATTTAAACATAAAGGATTTGGTATAAAGCGTGAAATGTTAATCGGCAATAAGACTGAATAA
- a CDS encoding 1-acylglycerol-3-phosphate O-acyltransferase → MVFIFRLIFVVITGIILCVLGVIFCLFNPRNPKNVARFAHLFSLLFQPVFGVKVTTRPYSKISNMGSCVFIANHQNNYDLVVAADIVQPKTVTVGKKSLAWIPFFGQLYYLTGNILIDRNNKSKARDTIEQVVREIQNHGISIWMFPEGTRSRGRGLLPFKMGAFKAAIAAGVPIVPICISETNNIKLNRFNNGHMIVEMLDPIETKNLHKEDAKTLMEQCYAKMSNKIAEINAEVQQLNNQK, encoded by the coding sequence ATGGTTTTTATTTTTCGCTTAATTTTTGTCGTCATCACAGGAATTATTCTTTGTGTTTTAGGAGTGATTTTTTGTTTATTTAACCCAAGAAACCCCAAAAATGTAGCAAGATTCGCCCATTTATTTAGTTTGTTATTCCAACCTGTATTTGGCGTTAAAGTCACTACACGCCCTTATTCTAAAATTAGTAATATGGGAAGCTGTGTTTTTATTGCTAATCACCAGAATAATTACGATTTGGTGGTTGCTGCTGATATTGTACAACCAAAAACGGTTACCGTAGGTAAAAAAAGTTTAGCTTGGATCCCATTTTTTGGGCAACTTTATTATCTTACAGGTAACATACTCATTGACCGCAACAATAAATCAAAAGCACGCGATACAATTGAACAAGTGGTTAGAGAAATTCAAAATCATGGTATTTCTATTTGGATGTTTCCTGAAGGTACACGTAGCCGCGGTCGAGGACTGTTACCCTTTAAAATGGGTGCTTTTAAAGCAGCAATAGCAGCTGGTGTACCCATTGTACCAATTTGTATATCAGAGACAAATAATATTAAGTTAAATCGTTTCAATAATGGTCATATGATTGTTGAAATGCTCGATCCAATTGAAACTAAAAACCTTCATAAAGAAGATGCCAAAACATTAATGGAACAGTGCTATGCAAAAATGTCTAACAAAATAGCGGAAATTAATGCTGAAGTACAACAACTTAACAATCAAAAGTAA